One Tripterygium wilfordii isolate XIE 37 chromosome 10, ASM1340144v1, whole genome shotgun sequence DNA segment encodes these proteins:
- the LOC120008009 gene encoding protein NETWORKED 1D-like yields the protein MAAVSKGNSKRMYSWWWDSHMSPKNSKWLQENLTDMDTKVKQMMELIEEDADSFARRAEMYYKKRPELMKLVEEFYRAYRALAERYDHATGALRHAQRTMAEAFPNQVPFAMGDDSPAGFANENDPHTPDMPPISHASFDLDELQKDAPGLSPFRAFNLNGAFTEESDSESGRKGLKQLNDIFGSGEAVSSAKFSERRARKGLNFQDAEEKERSSQNNGINDLKARVPSESERVRKAEMELLALKNALIKLEAEKEASQHQYQQTLERWSNLELEFSRAKEDSIELNERASKAEEEAQTLKEVLTKLEAEREASLYQYQQCLSKISNLEHNFSDAQRDAGELNERAGRAEMEAEAVKQKLFEVEAEKDAALVQYNKCLEMISNLEDKLLLAEEEARMINDRAAKAEHEIETLKQELSKLTEEKEAAVLQYQQCLERISYLEQELACAQEEAQRLHSEIDIGGVKLKGAEERCLLLENSNQTMHSELESMEQKAASQSEDLTEKQKELGRLWSCLQEEHLRFVEAETAFQTLQHLHSQSQEELISLAGELQNRAQVLKEMEALNQGLQDEVQMVKEENKDLNALNLSSAASIEDLRDEISSLRETIRKLEAEAELRVNQRNALQQEIYCLKEELNDLNKKHRDMTQQVESVGFHPAWFGSSVKKLQDENIHLKEIGERGRSEKVALLEKLEIMEKLLDKNALLEISLSDLNVELEALRKKVNALEESCEALLEEKSTLTSEKAMLLSQLQIANENLEKLLEKNKILENSLFDTNAELEELRINLKNLENSCLLLNDEKSLLTAEKGNLSSQLDETLKRLEDLEKNNMELEETYSALEKERECMLLTLKELQVSLDVEKQEHANDVHVSKSCLANMASQICLLQEEGQCMKKEYDAEVDMSINAQIEIFILQKYLQDTKEQNLSLLRKCEKLLEASKLSEKLISVLNHENICQNMEAQSLNDQVKILRRELHGALRAPEVGVDHLCEDIIELDQTLYNIVVSSIQERQNCLYMMQDENQQLVIQNIVLVTLLGQLQLEAAILATEKNKLDQDFRICSEKLSVLRNETQKLKEMNEQLGSKTLEGNLREKALKLQLQDRQAQLLELQKAHLLLQEENQKMLDNKRLLMKEVLNLGGEKHDLEQENFDICAETVSQSLLSLILTDIVSEKSEQITDLIDSLYELRVVNNVQEEKISIMAGKLDDVKVEKLHLNESLEKSANELLSVRSVNEQLNHEIACGKDLLCMKETEILEVEHMLTSLRHEKTEVHKTFKDLKCKYDEIELLHKDQEKQISEVSGERDSQGKEIGYLHQENQKLDAELWKLHKIIEDNKCREEMRQNEVELWESQAAVYFGELQISAVLEVLFEGKNIELIKAIQSLEDLYDSRDMEIDQLKETVSTMESENEGLKAQLASYYPVVISLRDDVTSLENHTLSRTKLHEAVNEEAKDAEQVSYLQAESSQQVNEDQVAVVLDGFYELQKLQMKLKAVEKAVVEKERLALLENSTINSKLEASIKEIGELKSGSSLCQEAVQANESVNLKPGEEELREGISKDLRLRKPTNEISEEGDAMMTKDIMLDQISDGSSYGFSKREAVEADDQMLDVWETIDQEGNMDLKVGKARNVNTPAADYRRTETIKKHRSKHAATESLVEKELGMDKEMSKRLTDHVEGGSKIKILERLDSDSQKLTNLQITVQDLKRKVEITEKSKKAKGIEFDTVKEQLEEADEAIVKLFDDNHKILKNVEGSSSSFDEKSALEPDQSGSFRRRGVAEQAKRASEKIGRLQLEVQKLQFLLLKLDDQNESRRKIKITDSRTRVLLRDYLYGGGRSNPRKKKAPFCSCVQPSTKSD from the exons ATGGCAGCTGTGTCAAAAGGAAATTCTAAGCGCATGTACTCTTGGTGGTGGGACAGCCATATGAgcccaaaaaattcaaaatggctTCAAGAAAATCTTACAG ATATGGACACCAAAGTCAAACAAATGATGGAGCTCATAGAAGAAGATGCTGATTCCTTCGCAAGGAGGGCGGAAATGTATTATAAAAAACGGCCGGAACTGATGAAATTAGTCGAAGAATTTTATCGAGCGTACCGTGCATTGGCTGAAAGATATGATCATGCAACTGGAGCGCTGCGGCATGCTCAACGAACGATGGCAGAAGCCTTTCCCAACCAAGTCCCCTTTGCAATGGGTGATGATTCCCCTGCCGGTTTTGCTAATGAGAATGATCCTCATACACctgatatgccacccatatcaCATGCATCGTTTGACCTTGATGAGTTGCAAAAGGATGCTCCGGGACTTTCTCCTTTTCGTGCTTTTAATTTGAATGGAGCTTTTACTGAAGAATCTGATTCTGAAAGTGGCAGAAAAGGTTTGAAACAGCTTAATGATATTTTTGGGTCTGGAGAAGCAGTTAGCAGTGCAAAGTTTTCAGAGCGACGGGCAAGAAAAGGCCTGAACTTTCAGGATGCTGAGGAGAAAGAACGAAGTTCGCAAAACAATGGGATCAATGATCTCAAAGCTCGGGTCCCATCTGAGTCCGAGAGAGTTAGAAAAGCTGAGATGGAACTCCTAGCTTTAAAGAATGCCCTGATTAAGTTAGAAGCTGAGAAGGAAGCTAGCCAACACCAGTACCAACAGACTTTGGAGAGGTGGTCTAATTTAGAGTTAGAATTCTCTCGGGCTAAAGAGGATTCCATAGAACTTAATGAACGGGCAAGCAAAGCTGAAGAAGAGGCTCAAACTTTGAAGGAAGTCCTTACTAAATTAGAGGCTGAAAGGGAAGCTAGCCTTTATCAATACCAGCAGTGTTTGAGCAAAATATCAAATCTCGAGCATAATTTCTCTGATGCGCAAAGAGATGCCGGAGAGCTTAATGAACGTGCTGGTAGAGCTGAGATGGAAGCTGAAGCCGTAAAGCAAAAATTGTTTGAGGTAGAAGCTGAAAAAGATGCAGCTCTTGTTCAGTACAACAAATGTTTGGAGATGATATCTAATCTAGAGGACAAATTACTGCTGGCTGAGGAGGAGGCCAGGATGATTAATGATCGAGCAGCTAAAGCAGAACATGAAATTGAAACCTTGAAGCAGGAACTTTCCAAATTGACTGAGGAGAAAGAAGCTGCTGTTCTTCAGTACCAGCAGTGCTTGGAGAGAATTTCTTATCTGGAGCAAGAACTTGCATGTGCCCAGGAAGAGGCACAGAGGCTTCATAGCGAGATAGATATTGGGGGTGTAAAGTTAAAGGGGGCTGAAGAAAGATGTCTTCTGTTGGAGAACTCAAATCAGACTATGCACTCTGAGTTGGAGTCTATGGAGCAGAAAGCTGCATCTCAGAGTGAAGATCTTACAGAAAAGCAGAAAGAGTTGGGGAGACTTTGGTCTTGTCTACAAGAAGAGCACTTGCGATTTGTGGAGGCTGAAACAGCATTTCAAACACTGCAGCATTTGCACTCTCAGTCTCAAGAAGAACTGATATCTCTGGCTGGAGAACTTCAGAATAGGGCTCAAGTCTTGAAAGAGATGGAGGCTCTTAATCAGGGTTTGCAGGATGAAGTCCAAATGGTTAAGGAAGAGAATAAGGACCTGAATGCTCTCAATTTATCTTCAGCTGCATCGATTGAAGATTTGCGGGATGAGATTTCAAGCTTAAGGGAAACGATAAGGAAACTTGAAGCAGAGGCTGAACTCCGTGTGAACCAAAGAAATGCTCTTCAGCAAGAGATTTACTGTCTGAAAGAGGAGCTGAATGACCTTAACAAGAAACACCGGGATATGACACAGCAGGTGGAATCAGTTGGCTTCCATCCAGCGTGGTTTGGGTCCTCTGTGAAGAAGTTGCAGGACGAGAACATACATCTGAAAGAAATCGGTGAGAGAGGCAGAAGTGAAAAAGTTGCTCTTCTGGAAAAGTTGGAAATCATGGAGAAACTTCTTGATAAAAATGCACTACTAGAGATTTCTCTCTCAGATTTGAATGTTGAGTTAGAAGCGCTTAGAAAGAAGGTGAACGCATTAGAAGAATCTTGTGAAGCTCTCCTGGAAGAGAAATCCACTCTCACCTCTGAGAAGGCCATGTTGTTATCTCAGCTGCAAATTGCAAATGAGAATTTAGAGAAACTTTTGGAGAAGAACAAGATTCTGGAGAATTCCCTCTTTGATACAAACGCTGAACTTGAAGAATTGAGgataaatttgaaaaacttaGAAAATTCGTGCCTGTTACTTAATGATGAGAAATCTTTGCTGACTGCTGAGAAGGGTaatttaagttcacaattggATGAAACTCTGAAAAGATTAGAAGATTTAGAGAAAAATAACATGGAGTTGGAAGAGACATACTCAGCCCTGGAGAAAGAGAGGGAATGCATGCTTCTTACGCTAAAAGAGCTACAGGTTTCCTTAGATGTTGAAAAGCAAGAACATGCTAATGATGTCCATGTGAGTAAATCTTGCCTTGCTAATATGGCTTCACAGATCTGTTTACTGCAAGAGGAAGGTCAGTGCATGAAGaaagaatatgatgcagaagtAGACATGTCCATTAATGCTCAGATTGAGATCTTCATCTTGCAGAAATATTTGCAAGATACAAAAGAACAAAATCTATCCCTGTTAAGGAAGTGCGAGAAACTCTTGGAAGCATCTAAGCTGTCAGAGAAACTGATTTCTGTACTGAACCATGAAAACATCTGCCAAAACATGGAGGCGCAGTCTTTAAATGATCAAGTCAAAATTCTGAGGAGGGAGCTCCATGGTGCATTGAGAGCTCCTGAAGTTGGCGTAGATCATTTGTGTGAAGATATTATTGAGCTCGATCAAACACTTTATAACATTGTAGTTAGCAGTATCCAAGAAAGACAAAATTGTCTGTATATGATGCAGGATGAGAATCAGCAATTGGTTATTCAGAATATTGTTCTTGTGACATTGTTGGGTCAACTGCAACTAGAGGCGGCTATTCTTGCCACAGAAAAGAACAAGCTTGACCAGGACTTCAGAATCTGTTCTGAGAAGTTGTCAGTGTTGCGTAATGAGACACAGAAACTTAAGGAGATGAATGAACAATTGGGATCGAAGACATTGGAGGGGAACCTGAGAGAGAAAGCTTTGAAGCTGCAACTACAGGATCGACAAGCTCAGTTGTTAGAGTTGCAAAAGGCTCACCTACTTTTGCAGGAAGAGAATCAGAAGATGCTTGATAATAAAAGGTTATTAATGAAAGAAGTCTTAAACCTGGGAGGAGAAAAACATGATCTAGAACAGGAAAATTTTGACATCTGTGCTGAAACGGTATCTCAAAGCCTGCTTTCTCTCATTTTGACAGACATTGTTTCTGAAAAATCTGAGCAAATTACAGATCTCATTGACAGTCTGTATGAACTTCGTGTCGTCAATAATGTCCAGGAGGAGAAAATCAGCATCATGGCTGGGAAGTTAGATGATGTAAAAGTGGAAAAACTGCATCTTAATGAATCATTGGAAAAGTCAGCGAATGAGCTGCTTTCAGTTAGATCTGTTAATGAGCAGTTAAATCATGAGATTGCATGTGGAAAAGATCTGTTATGCATGAAGGAAACTGAGATTTTGGAAGTAGAACATATGCTAACATCACTCCGACATGAGAAAACAGAGGTGCATAAAACTTTCAAGGATCTGAAGTGTAAATATGATGAGATCGAGTTGTTAcacaaagatcaagagaagCAGATCAGTGAAGTATCTGGAGAACGAGACTCTCAGGGTAAAGAAATTGGTTATCTTCATCAAGAAAATCAGAAACTGGATGCTGAGCTTTGGAAATTGCATAAGATAATTGAAGACAACAAATGTAGAGAGGAAATGCGGCAAAATGAGGTTGAACTGTGGGAGTCTCAGGCTGCTGTATATTTTGGCGAACTGCAGATCTCTGCTGTActtgaagttttgtttgaaGGGAAGAATATTGAGTTGATAAAAGCAATTCAGAGCCTTGAAGATCTATATGATTCCAGAGATATGGAGATTGACCAGTTGAAAGAAACAGTTAGCACCATGGAATCAGAAAATGAGGGACTAAAAGCTCAGTTAGCTTCATATTACCCGGTGGTCATTTCCTTGAGGGACGATGTAACTTCATTGGAGAATCACACTCTGTCCCGTACCAAACTTCATGAAGCTGTCAATGAAGAGGCAAAG GATGCTGAACAGGTGAGTTATCTGCAAGCTGAAAGCAGCCAGCAAGTCAATGAAGATCAAGTTGCCGTAGTTCTGGATGGATTTTATGAGTTGCAGAAACTGCAAATGAAGCTTAAAGCTGTTGAAAAAGCAGTGGTGGAAAAGGAGAGGCTGGCATTGCTGGAGAACTCAACTATCAATTCTAAACTTGAGGCCTCGATCAAGGAGATAGGAGAGTTAAAATCAGGTAGTAGCTTGTGTCAGGAAGCTGTTCAAGCAAATGAGTCTGTTAATCTAAAGCCTGGAGAGGAGGAGCTCAGGGAGGGGATCAGTAAAGATCTCAGGCTAAGAAAACCGACCAATGAAATCTCTGAGGAGGGGGATGCTATGATGACTAAAGACATAATGCTTGATCAGATATCTGATGGTTCATCCTATGGATTTAGCAAAAGAGAAGCTGTTGAGGCCGATGATCAGATGCTTGATGTATGGGAAACCATTGATCAGGAGGGGAACATGGACCTGAAAGTTGGAAAGGCCAGGAACGTGAACACTCCTGCTGCTGACTATCGAAGGACGGAAACAATCAAGAAACACAGAAGTAAACATGCGGCTACAGAGTCGTTGGTTGAAAAGGAGTTGGGCATGGATAAAGAGATGTCCAAGAGATTAACCGACCATGTTGAAGGAGGAAGCAAGATAAAGATTCTTGAAAGACTTGATTCTGATTCGCAGAAGTTGACAAACCTTCAGATAACTGTGCAAGATTTGAAGAGAAAGGTGGAGATAACTGAGAAGAGCAAAAAGGCCAAGGGTATTGAATTTGACACTGTGAAAGAGCAGCTTGAAGAAGCAGACGAGGCCATCGTGAAATTGTTTGACGACAACCACAAAATATTGAAGAACGTTGAAGGTTCTTCATCGTCTTTTGATGAAAAATCTGCATTGGAACCAGATCAGAGTGGAAGTTTCAGGAGGAGGGGTGTTGCAGAGCAAGCTAAAAGGGCGTCAGAGAAAATTGGGCGGTTGCAGTTGGAGGTGCAGAAGTTGCAGTTTCTATTGCTGAAACTTGATGATCAAAATGAGAGCAGAAGGAAAATCAAAATTACTGACAGCAGAACAAGAGTTCTCTTGCGGGACTATCTCTATGGCGGCGGCAGATCTAACCCCAGGAAAAAGAAAGCACCATTTTGTTCATGTGTGCAACCGTCAACCAAGTCAGATTGA
- the LOC120008014 gene encoding uncharacterized protein LOC120008014 — translation MKRTMPWSDPEDDSSSSGSDSEGDDGVDGGKKKDRSAGKQSEVKSGKRKGAVDFEALLQKGYKGGLSVLNIPPPKEDEKQDWSWSTGKEKRETRDEEESYKDRQKTRAAIADGEQLANVQTRKEKNLSFSQKEKRKRELGQASRGKSYVEEEKRLLRDSGVYSGFDT, via the exons ATGAAGAGGACAATGCCGTGGAGTGATCCGGAGGATGATTCGTCATCGTCGGGTTCAGATTCTGAAGGAGATGATGGGGTTGACGGGGGTAAGAAGAAGGATCGCTCTGCAGGGAAACAATCTGAAG TCAAGTCAGGAAAGCGAAAAGGTGCAGTGGATTTTGAAGCACTATTGCAAAAGGGCTATAAAGGTGGCCTATCAGTCCTAAATATCCCCCCACCGAAAGAGGATGAGAAACAGGACTGGTCTTGGTCTACTGGCAAAGAGAAGCGTGAAACCAGAGATGAGGAAGAATCTTACAAAGATCGCCAAAAAACAAGAGCTGCAATAGCTGATGGAGAGCAGCTGGCCAATGTTCAAACTCGAAAAGAGAAGAATCTTTCTTTCTCccagaaggagaagaggaaaaGAGAGCTTGGTCAGGCTAGTAGAGGAAAGAGCTAtgttgaagaagagaagaggtTGTTAAGGGATAGTGGTGTCTACTCCGGCTTTGACACGTGA
- the LOC120008015 gene encoding type IV inositol polyphosphate 5-phosphatase 7-like, whose protein sequence is MRDENSKKSKLSWPKSLVKKLFNIKSKSQDFQADEVFYGGGDEDWRHFSEREACTIKKSKADRVSRRYSDRVRLGKIDLDTSQVTDVNNYRIFAATWNVAGKSPPSYLSLQDWLHTSPPADIYVLGFQEIVPLNAGNVLGTEDNGPARKWLALIRKTLNSLPGTSGGCCHTPSPIPDPIVESDADFEGSTRQKTSSFFNRQSFQSLNRSLRMDNEMSVPQARLDQRFSVCDWAMFGHSPSDHDPNFRWGSSDDENGPGDSPGIANYSPNAYHGLFSLEEGDRQGHSRYCLVASKQMVGIFLTVWVKSDIRDSVRNMKVSCVGRGLMGYLGNKGSISISMSLHQTSFCFICSHLTSGQKEGDELRRNSDIMEILRKTRFPRVHGMGDENSPQTILEHDRLIWLGDLNYRIALSYHTVKALVEMRNWKALLENDQLRIEQRKGHVLEGWNEGTIYFPPTYKYSNNSDRYAGYDRQPKEKRRTPAWCDRILWYGRGLNQLSYVRGESRFSDHRPVYSIFLAEVESINRSRIRKSMSCSRIEVEELLPYAHGYTEMNFF, encoded by the exons ATGAGAGATGAGAACTCCAAGAAAAGCAAG CTTTCATGGCCCAAGTCACTGGTCAAGAAGTTGTTCAATATCAAGAGCAAATCCCAGGACTTCCAAGCAGATGAAGTCTTTTATGGAG gtgGTGATGAAGATTGGAGGCACTTCTCAGAGAGGGAAGCATGCACAATCAAGAAAAGCAAAGCAG ATAGAGTGAGCAGGAGATATTCAGATAGGGTTCGACTAGGAAAGATTGACCTAGATACATCTCAAGTTACAGATGTGAATAATTATAG GATTTTTGCAGCTACCTGGAATGTGGCTGGAAAATCCCCACCGAGTTATTTGAGTCTTCAAGATTGGCTTCACACCTCTCCTCCAGCTGATATTTATGTCCTTGG GTTTCAAGAGATAGTTCCTTTAAATGCTGGGAATGTTTTGGGCACCGAAGACAATGGCCCAGCTAGAAAATGGCTTGCTCTTATCAGGAAGACTCTGAATAGTCTTCCTGGAACTAGTGGTGGTTGCTGCCATACACCTTCACCGATTCCTGATCCAATTGTGGAATCAGATGCAGACTTTGAGGGTTCGACAAGGCAGAAGACCTCATCTTTCTTCAACCGTCAATCATTCCAGTCCTTAAACCGTAGCTTGAGAATGGATAATGAAATGTCAGTTCCCCAAGCCCGACTTGATCAACGGTTCAGTGTTTGTGATTGGGCTATGTTTGGGCATAGCCCTAGTGATCATGATCCCAACTTCAGGTGGGGTTCCTCTGATGATGAAAATGGGCCTGGAGATTCACCTGGTATTGCAAACTATTCACCAAATGCCTACCATGGATTGTTTTCATTGGAAGAGGGAGATCGGCAAGGGCACTCAAGGTACTGTTTAGTTGCCAGTAAGCAGATGGTAGGGATATTTCTCACGGTGTGGGTAAAAAGTGATATTCGAGATTCTGTTCGGAACATGAAAGTGTCTTGTGTGGGCAGAGGATTGATGGGTTATCTTGGCAACAAG GGTTCAATTTCGATTAGTATGTCTTTGCACCAAACAAGCTTTTGCTTCATCTGCAGCCATTTGACCTCTGGGCAGAAAGAGGGAGATGAGCTACGAAGAAATTCTGACATCATGGAGATCCTTAGGAAAACAAGATTCCCTAGGGTTCATGGGATGGGAGATGAAAATTCTCCGCAAACAATCCTAGAGCATGA CCGACTCATTTGGCTAGGGGATTTGAATTATCGTATTGCTCTCTCTTACCATACTGTAAAGGCTCTTGTAGAGATGCGTAACTGGAAGGCATTGTTGGAGAATGACCAG CTTCGCATAGAACAGAGAAAGGGGCATGTCCTCGAGGGATGGAATGAGGGGACGATATATTTTCCTCCAACTTACAAGTATTCGAATAATTCAGACAGATATGCTGGATATGATAGGCAACCAAAGGAGAAGCGAAGAACTCCTGCATG GTGCGATCGTATATTATGGTATGGAAGAGGCCTGAATCAGCTATCTTATGTTCGTGGGGAGTCAAGGTTCTCAGATCATAGACCTGTTTATAGCATATTCTTAGCTGAGGTGGAATCTATAAATCGTAGTCGAATCAGGAAGAGCATGAGTTGTTCAAGGATTGAGGTAGAAGAGCTGCTGCCATATGCACATGGATATACTGAAATGAATTTCTTCTGA
- the LOC120008010 gene encoding pentatricopeptide repeat-containing protein At1g03100, mitochondrial has protein sequence MMSLRKIRKQIGAVFPSVSYSLLDDGGCNCTWFPKRQIQSSWSHRSVCKITGVSFTNIYMPTAFLEIQTKMQPLSTMAGTILVQARDPAKLSMEIDIAIDEGRLSDAWKLYEQHMQMEGFPRKTIVNKLLSSFAESLDVQWLEKAYGLVERAIEESKQNLLEKEPLIYLSFALAICSMPVLTSTILRKLVEMEQYPPVTAWSAILAHMCLTAPGAYLAAEFILEISHLFLYGKIDPRKKINAPLLAMKPNTTAFNIALAGCVLSGKTRKAEQLLDMMPQIAVKTDTNLLITMAQIYERNGRREELKKLQRYIDEAHNLSDIQFRQFYNCLLACHLKFGDLDSASKMVLEMLHKAKKACNTIAAATLFSEADDKSPSPPVQIYRESLNQKESGNLENDSLFNSRHRIISYEEFRKDRHFLALVAETREMLNTLLVKLQMEVELITTKHGILQPTEKIYVKLVRAFLEAGKTKDLAEFLIKVEKEDSPASNDDSAFVHVINSCISLQWLDQAYDLLDEMHLVGFRTGSSVYASLIKAYCKASRAAEVTSLLRDARKAGIQLDSSCYEALIESRVLQKDTPGALQLFKEMKEAKIPRTGHQEFEKLVKDCADGADAGLMAKLLQEIKDGQKVDGGVHDWNNVIHFFCRKRLMQDAEKALKKMISLGYTPNAQTFHSMVTGYAAIGGKYIEVTELWGEMKVLAFSDSMKFDQELLDSVLYTFVRGGFFSRANEVVDTMEKDNMFVDKYKYRTLFLKYHKTLYKGKAPKFQSEAQLKKREAALTFKKWVGLS, from the coding sequence ATGATGTCTTTGAGGAAGATCAGGAAACAGATTGGTGCAGTTTTCCCTTCTGTTTCATATTCCTTGCTTGATGACGGTGGATGCAATTGCACTTGGTTTCCCAAACGCCAAATTCAATCGTCCTGGAGTCACAGATCTGTCTGCAAGATCACCGGTGTATCTTTTACCAATATATACATGCCTACTGCTTTTTTAGAAATTCAGACTAAGATGCAACCTTTATCAACAATGGCTGGCACAATCTTGGTTCAGGCTCGAGACCCTGCTAAACTTAGCATGGAAATTGACATTGCAATTGATGAGGGTAGGCTCAGTGATGCGTGGAAGTTGTACGAGCAGCACATGCAGATGGAAGGGTTCCCTCGCAAAACCATTGTTAATAAGCTTCTCTCAAGTTTTGCAGAAAGCCTTGATGTTCAGTGGCTTGAGAAGGCTTATGGCTTGGTTGAACGGGCTATTGAGGAGAGTAAACAGAACTTACTAGAGAAAGAGCCGTTGATTTATCTCTCCTTTGCTCTTGCCATATGTAGCATGCCAGTTCTAACATCCACTATTCTGAGAAAGTTGGTAGAAATGGAACAATATCCTCCAGTAACTGCTTGGTCTGCAATTTTGGCTCACATGTGTCTTACTGCTCCTGGAGCTTACCTTGCTGCTGAGTTTATTCTTGAGATAAGTCACTTGTTCCTATATGGAAAAATCGATCCACGGAAAAAGATTAATGCACCTTTGCTGGCTATGAAGCCTAATACAACTGCTTTTAACATTGCTTTGGCTGGGTGTGTTCTATCTGGAAAAACAAGGAAAGCAGAGCAGCTCCTTGACATGATGCCTCAAATTGCTGTTAAAACAGACACAAACTTGTTAATCACAATGGCGCAAATATATGAGAGAAATGGGCGAAGAGAAGAGTTGAAAAAGCTTCAGAGGTACATAGATGAAGCTCATAATTTAAGTGATATTCAGTTTCGACAGTTCTACAATTGTTTGCTAGCATGCCATTTAAAATTTGGGGATCTAGATTCTGCCTCTAAAATGGTTTTGGAAATGCTTCATAAAGCGAAAAAAGCATGTAATACTATTGCTGCCGCTACACTTTTTTCTGAAGCTGATGATAAATCCCCTTCGCCTCCAGTGCAGATATACAGGGAAAGTTTAAACCAAAAGGAATCAGGCAATTTGGAGAATGATTCGCTGTTTAATAGCAGACACCGTATCATATCGTATGAAGAGTTCAGGAAAGACCGACATTTCTTGGCACTTGTGGCTGAGACGAGAGAAATGCTAAATACTTTATTGGTTAAATTGCAGATGGAAGTTGAATTGATTACTACTAAACATGGAATTCTTCAACCAACTGAAAAAATTTATGTGAAACTGGTGAGGGCTTTTCTGGAAGCTGGTAAGACTAAAGATTTGGCTGAGTTTCTCATCAAGGTTGAGAAAGAGGATTCCCCAGCTTCTAATGATGATTCAGCGTTTGTTCACGTCATTAATTCGTGCATTTCACTCCAGTGGTTAGACCAGGCATATGACCTTCTAGATGAGATGCATTTGGTTGGATTTAGAACTGGTTCCTCTGTGTATGCATCCCTCATAAAAGCATATTGTAAAGCAAGCAGAGCAGCAGAAGTCACATCACTTCTTCGAGATGCTCGTAAGGCTGGCATTCAGCTAGATTCAAGTTGTTATGAGGCATTGATCGAGTCACGAGTTCTTCAAAAGGATACTCCAGGGGCCCTTCAACTATTCAAAGAGATGAAAGAAGCTAAAATTCCTAGAACTGGTCATCAAGAATTTGAGAAGTTGGTTAAGGATTGTGCAGATGGTGCTGATGCTGGGTTGATGGCAAAACTCTTACAGGAAATAAAAGATGGTCAAAAGGTGGATGGTGGAGTTCATGATTGGAACAATGTGATACATTTTTTCTGTAGGAAGAGATTGATGCAAGACGCTGAGAAGGCTTTGAAGAAAATGATAAGCCTTGGGTACACCCCAAATGCTCAAACATTCCATTCTATGGTTACTGGGTACGCCGCTATTGGGGGCAAGTATATAGAAGTAACCGAACTGTGGGGAGAAATGAAAGTTCTTGCCTTTTCAGATTCGATGAAGTTTGATCAAGAACTCCTGGACTCTGTGCTTTATACATTTGTGAGGGGCGGATTCTTTAGTCGAGCCAATGAAGTTGTGGATACGATGGAGAAAGATAACATGTTTGTCGACAAGTACAAGTATCGAACTCTCTTCCTCAAGTACCATAAAACACTTTACAAGGGCAAGGCTCCCAAATTTCAGTCAGAAGCCCAGCTTAAAAAGAGAGAAGCAGCCCTGACTTTTAAGAAGTGGGTAGGTTTGTCTTGA